The Rhipicephalus microplus isolate Deutch F79 unplaced genomic scaffold, USDA_Rmic scaffold_1018, whole genome shotgun sequence nucleotide sequence TCATGAAGTTCGGATCGTGGACCTACGATGGTCTTGAGGTGCGTCCACCGTCCAAACTGGTCGCTCGACTTCGGCCACAAGCCACTCGGTGAATCCACAATAAGTTCTTTTGCGTGAAACCTGCATAAGCAGCACACCTCAACTCCTGACCCGCGTTTCAGCTGGTGTGCAAATTAACTTTTATAATGAACTTCTACCATTTCGCCCAAACGAGTACCCGACGAATTGTACGGATAATTATTGCGCATGTGTGTTCTTTAGGCTCGTCGTTACTGTATATCTCTGTTACTACACTCAAGGGTATTTTTTCAGCGAATGCCCACTGTAATAGTAATCAAGGCTAAGCACTCATAATTTTGCCGAAGACTTTGTTCCAGGGCGAATTTGTGCCTATGTTTGCTGGACATGCTTTTTCTAGCACAATTCATCGAACATAAAGAAATGATGGTTTTGAGCCTCTTCTCTGCCATTTCTACATGTTTTAAACAGAGTGCCAGTAATGGCGTCTGTTGTAATCATTATTTTGGCTttcttttcattattattattcctatttTGAAGTCATAACCTTCTAAACACTAAATGCAACCTGTATATAGCTTAAGAACGTCCTAATCTATTTAATGTAATATTTTTACGACCAGCTTTCCTTAGGTTTTTCGAGAGGTATACAGACCGTGACGTGATGATATAGCAGCCGCTCACTTGAAACCAGGACGTCGCGACATTTTGGCACTGCCCCTAGCTCAGTCGACTGGCAGGCATGCTGCAGTGTGGAGCCTCACGTGGAGCAGCGGAGGAGCCCGAGCGAGCAAAAGCCCGCGCCAATGCACCGCGATGTCTTGCTACCACGTGATTACCCACTGCgtggtgacgtcacggcaagATAACGTCCTTGGGTACTCAACCCAAAGTGCttgtaaaaaaaattaaggcagcttcacGCCAAGTCTGAAATAAGTGCGGAGCTGGgtggccttctttgtttctcttcactTATTCTCTTTACTTCTTCAACTCTTTCTTCTTCTCTCTGTTTATCGCAGTTTTTTCctctgtttatttctatttctcttgTACTCTTTCTCGCTTTtctatctttatttatttttcttccgTCTTTCTATTATTTTCTTTGgtcatttctctttttctttcttgatctCTGTTTTTTCATCTCTTGTTTGCGTGTGTCAATTCATTTCTCTGTCTTGATTTATATTCAAgttttcttctgtttctttctcttcttctgtggcttcctttttttctttgtgtactCTTTCCCTCGCCCTTCAGAGAGCTTTTGCATTCCACGCCTGTCAAATCGGCGCACGCGTTGGGAACAAATCAGAAGATGAATAAGAGGACGAAGAGAGTACACGACAATTCATGACGATTGCAATTTTTTTCGCTACTAACTGGGCTTTTCCAAGCTTAAACAGATACACTGCTAAAATATAGTTTTTATGTCATTTTGAGCGCTCTAATAGCCTCCCAGtattccccccccccttcgtGACCATGAAGTTGAAACGGCAAAATTGTAATGCCTTTTTATACATGGTAACCAACAATCgtagcatgttttctttttttggactGAGACACACCACTTCTACGTGGTGCTGCAACTTTagcgtgaaaaaacaaaaaaaggagatagaaaaaagaaagaaagaaagaaagggaaaataaaacaaacacgAGCGATACCATGAGCTGGCTCCCACATAAATAATATTGAAGTAAAGTGTTCGCCATTACATAATTGTAATGGCTGTGAGTAGCTGTAATCTGATTTACTGCTCACGGTTTTTCGTGCACAGCGGCTTTGAGAATAAACTTTAGCGGACACTTCTTAGTGGGATTGTGCAGAATGTGAAAATGTATAGACTGTGTCATGAAAGCATTCAATGTTAGTTCATCTAACCATGTTAACAAACAATATTTGAAAGTTCGCTTACCTATCTTGTCTGCTAGAAAGCTCAACAAGAATTGTACTGGTGCTCTTTTAGCATAATTTATGGGAAACCATTTTGTATTTTCCCCTTTTGTTAACTAGTACTGATGAATTATTTCACTGTTGTCTAGGTCAATGTTAAGAAAGAAGATATTATAGTGACGTCCTGTCTTCATAAATTCAAATCGGTTCTTCGGGGTCCTGCGATGTCGTGGCATAGTTCAGAAAGGGAAGTTAACAACAACCTTTTTTCACCACAATACCACAAATAAATGCTAGCTTGCTGGATAGTTAAATTGGTTGAACGACCATCCCGGAGGAAAGACATCAGTCGTGGGTTCGATAGCTGGACCAGGACCAATGTTTACCAGGACCAATGTTTATGGGACTATAAGAGGCATTCACTCTGCGTGATCCGCATCGGCTTCGTTCTACAGACGGGTAGTGGTATATTTCCCTTTCATGTCTTCAATGTTTCACGTCACGAGTGACGTTTCTGGGCGCAGGTGGACCTCCAGCACGTCAAGCAACGTCCCGGCGTGGCCGTAGTGGAGACGGGCATCGACATGAGCGAATTCTACAAGTCAGTCGAGTGGGACATACTGCGCGTGCCGGCCAAGTACAACAACGAGTTCTACGACTGCTGCGAGGAGCCGTTCCCCGACATCACCTTCAACATCACCATGCGCCGAAAGACGCTCTTCTACACGGTCAACCTGATCATCCCCTGCGTGGGCATCTCGTTCCTGACTGTGCTCGTCTTCTACCTGCCCTCGGATTCCGGCGAGAAGGTGACGCTCTGCATTTCCATCCTCGTCTCCCTCACCGTCTTCTTCCTCCTACTCGCCGAGATCATCCCGCCCACGTCACTGGCCGTGCCCCTTCTAGGCAAGTGTATTATGAATTGCTTGACAAGCTGGATATAGTCAGACATGAAGCGAGTTTACCGGCCAAATGAGAAATCCGCGTTACGAATGTATACTATAAGCATAACCTCAGCGCTTGTTGCAGATGCAGCATGTCAAATGCGTAGCGTCCTAACGAACTGCGCTACGGGGCGCGTACGCTAGTGCCATTGTGCGTCAGTGAGCAATGCAGGCGTTGACTTGAACGCGGACAAACACCAACACTTTAGCGCGAAGTCGTGTTACTCTCTGACTACTTTTGCGCAAGGTATCTTTCACcactacagttgaacccctttataacaGAGAAAACATGCACTCGGAAGCACTTCTCGTCCtttatatgaggtgtctcttaCAAGCAGGCTACCGCGCATGCACTTTCTTATCAACGCCTATTTTTATGCTGGCACTCTGGCGTCTCTTATACCCATATGCCTCTTACAtcagtgcctcttataaaggggttcataTGCATATGTAATGTAAAAGCACAGAAGTGGGCGTTACTGACTCGCTCTTCCTTTTAGGCAAGTACCTGCTGTTCACCATGATCCTCGTCACGCTGTCCATCTCGGTGACCGTCGGAGTGCTTAACGTGCACTTCCGGTCACCATCGACACACCGCATGGCACCCTGGGTGCGGCGCGTGTTCGTACACCTCATGCCGCGGCTACTATTCCTGCGGAGGCCCGATGCGGCCGACCGCCAGCAGCCGCCCGTCGATCCCTTGCAGCTACTGCTACTGCGACGGCCCACCGAACCGATGACGCCGGCGCCGGTGGTGCCCCCATCGGCAGCCGCCGCGGACCAGTCCGAGTCGCCCGAGGCCGGCTCGTGCACTCCGGAGGTGCGCAGGGCCATCGACAGCGTGCTCTTCATCGCCGACCACATCCGCAAGGAGGACGACGACGAAAGCGTGCGTACCGTTAAAGTCATCGTAAAGCGCACCCATTTGGTGCCACGGAAAGAAAAACGAACAGGCGCAAACTGCCAGTTAATTTATTGGAGGCATAATCGCAGGTAAGCTGCGCAGGCTCACCGTTACAACTTGTGGATACATGAACTTCAGTGAAGCCACTTATTATTTCTATGCCCGTGGTCATCCTCCTTTGTGTTGGGCCTTCTCGTTGCTCTTCACGATGAACTTGTGAAAATACTATCTCACCCTACGATCAACTCTTTTTAAGGGTCATCGTGTTGCGTGCTGACCAAACGGATATGAACCAGCTATATTGTAATATCTGGTACTTCACGTCTCGTATCAAGACATGATAATGAGGCACGCCGTACGGGAGGGCTCCGCgaattttgaccatgtggtgttctttaacgtgcattgacatcgcacaatacacaGGCAACTACACTGAAGCAAATTCTGCTTgaagaaacctttttttttttgtgtgtgtagtaGTCCCTAATTACTAGAAGGTGATACTAAATCTGGAATCCGGAACAACCCGGTATCCGAACTATCAGTGCGTCAAAAAACACAGTTAATCTGCACCGAAAgacacagtttcgccgcaagaaGGAAGCAATGAAAGCAACGGCAACAATTCCGAATTTCAAACGAAGCTGCAGCAGAGTTTTCATTTGGTCTTGGTACAACATTGCCGTCGGAAATGGCGCAGGGTGAACGGGGCCACGAGAAGAGAAAACTTCGCGCCTGCGTTTTTGTATCCTCTTCTCGTGTTCATCCTGCGCCATTTTCGATAACGATAGACGAAGTCAAGCGAAGGCTAACTCACTTAGCATCCAACTTGGCGTAACTCGACAAAAACGTCGGTGTAAATTGAAACGCGACTGCTGCGGTGAGTGAAGTGGCCTTCGCCTACCCGTCGCCAGGAATGTTTTTCAGGGGGTGCACCCACTTGTTGAAGGCTTTGACAATTTCAGAAAAACACCTACGTATAGTTTCATTACTCACTTTTGGGTAAAACTCCACCAGAATGTTTTTGAGGGGGATGTGGGGTGGGGAGCAAGTTTTTAGGGCACACCCTGGCTACGCGCCTGAGCCTCCGTGATGTCTATCTCTTCATTATAAAACCGAAAGGGAAACATAACAGCACATACATAACTACGAGCTGTGTGCTGAGCTCTGTCACGATAAAGCGCGCGCCACCGCGCCCTGCCGAGCTAAGTACGCAGTGCTTGCCGCAGCCACATGTGCACAGCTTCGTCTGCATattcaaaggtcgtgggttcggatCCCACCGACGAAAAGGCTGCTTTGTAGTTCATTGTAATTTGTTTCAGTGTCATAACCACTACAACCCACTTTAATAATGTCCCTTTCGACTTCCTCGGTCTGAATGTCCGCGAAAAAGATTTGGTTGATTTCACTATTATTAAAATATGTATACCTAGGAACCAGCATTcatcgtgattttttttttgttcgccagCAATTTCTGTACAGCTTAGGTCCTCCGTACCCGTCGCGGTCACTTAGGGGTTGTGGTATTCATCTTTtgatccgcaggtcgcgcgttcgaaTCTCGGCAGCGACGACCGAATTTTTTGTggtggtgaaaatgcttgaggcccgagcacttagatttaggtgcacgtttaagaaccccatgtggtagaaattttcgaGGCCGTTCaccaaggcgtctctcataatcatatcgtggtattgGGACGTGAAACTTCGTCAGTTATCAATAATTTGGTCCTTCATTTCCAGTGTGAAGTGGCAGGCTAGACCGCATGTTATTTGGTAGGCACTTCTACGTTTAGATAATTGAATATTTTTTGCATGCTTGGCAAGTCACCAAGGGCCGTATTTAAGCGAATCGAGAAAAGTTTGTAAAAAATCCAAAAACCGCCACAGCCAGTCATATAAGCAGCGATTGGCATTATTTGTCTCTTGCTTAATCTAACATTTGGATGTGGCGTACAATGAATCGCCAATGCGGTGAAGTGAGGTTGATGCACTGTGGGTGCATCAACCGTAGCCGCGTCGAGTTCACACTTTTGGAGGTTTTCCGCTTACACAAGTAAACTTTCGGCCACCACTGAGCATACCGTGATTTGGTCCTGCATTATTGATTATGCTCAGAAATACAAACTACTGATGGTTGCTTGTTacatttttatcatttttttataACAGCCACGCAGCAGGGATGTTGCACGTACTCCTCTGTTTTGCTTTCCATCTCTTTCAAATAAATATAAACCATCTCGCCCAGCCTAACAATTTATTGTATGTACTGTTTTTTCTATTTCGCAATCGACGCTCATTTGTGAGAAAATTTGTGAGATGTCACACAAACTTCGATTTATTTGTAACTCTACAATAATGACAGTGGTGCGTGCATATGCTCCTACTGCAGGACTGCGAAGACTGGAAATACGTGGCCATGGTGTTGGACAGGCTGTTCCTGTGGATCTTTACTCTTGCTAGCCTGGTAGGCACGTGCGGCATAATCCTGCAAGCCCCTTCCCTCTACGACACCCGGCTGCCCATCGACGTCCAGATGTCACACATCGGCCGCGAGTACGCCACCCTCCACGCACCCTGATCCGACCCCGAGGTCCCCGTATGCGGCTCGTGTGGGGTCTGGAAGAAACATTTCGTGTGTTTCTATCTGCTCCATAATGCTACGCTCTTGTACAAAGTCGACCTCACCGAAATGTGTTGAATTACCTTTTCAAAGCAGTTACCTCTAGACGATTCCACTGAGTGATGAATCGAATAACTACGTTCCGATAGCAAACATATATTTACGTTCTTACTTCAGCGGACTTTGGTCTCCTGACTCGCAAAACAGCGTTGCTGATCCAAGGTTCCATGTGAAcacttcgttgttgtttttttaacagAAACATCACATCGCGTCACTTATGGATTGTCTTGCGTGTGAATCACGTTACGCCCGCCATTTGTACCGACTATATATGCCTCAGTTGTAAACCACCTCTACTCACTTAGGGAGAAAAGAGAGAAACAGACAGAACGCGGGTTTCCGCGCTGTATGCGCAAGTAACCACGCTTGGAGTTCGCGATAACGAACAATACGAAAAATTCAGTTCGGTAACTACGTGCTGgcgggcatagagtttcccaatagagggaactctggcgctagtgtctatgggagctgcaacgcacggctcttcagcgagcatgggaatgatgggtagtacacacttttttctaaacttcgtacttcttgcctgcttttggctctgtgtgtgttcgtgtggcttgaagctgttttttcatgaAACGAAAATCAGataatgttcagcgattgcgcttcaccaccctatttttttagactttctttcaaaacaatactgaaacacagcaataaacgaagccgcaagtacgattcgccgctcgcaagtacgaagactaggcaaatgtgcgtactacccatcattcccatggtcactgaacgatcgcaccgccagagtgccctctagttaactttTAGAAACTCTATGCTGACTGGGACTGGCATTTCATCGTATGGTTTACGAAGATGCGTCTGGGCTATGCACGTGCGCATAACCGCAGATTGATTTCGTGGTGAACTCGCTACGTTGCGTGTATATTATTGGCATGCTAGCCGTTAAACAAGGTATCCTGCTACATCGCACGAAGAGAGAGGGCAACAATCTTCTGGGCACGTTCATCCAGTTAAAGGGAGAGGGTTGACACTTCTATAAATTTGTGGCTATTGAACATAGCGCTCAAGCTTCGCATGCTAACCGCCACGTCAGAACGCACAGCGCAGGAAGCGATTTTACATTAAGAAATTGACAGATCATCTCGGAAGCAAACGTGCCCAGTTTCTTACCTGACAAGTCACTGACGTGTGACAGCACATTAACGCGCGAGCTCTTTTGAAACACGCTTGTCCGTGGTATATACCTTGGCTGAACGCAGCGATATAAACAAATTAGAATAAGGGTACCTGTCCATTAATGTTAAAATGTCATATTTTATTATTCCCGAGGCCCCACTACCGGAAGGTGAACTGGCGCATTCAAAACACCCATAGCACTCCCTGACCACCTTCCAGCAGTCGAACGCCTAAATTCCTGTTCTTCATTCACTTCATTTGCGCCCAGCGCTTAGACAAATTCGCTAAAGCCGCATTCTTGGTGTAGTACCAGCATTGAAAACGGCCGTCACTTTTTAATCTTCATtctctcgcgacgccgctttctaGAGGGTGATGACTATGATACATAActgacacgcacgcacacgcacacgcacacacacacacacacacgcacacacacacacacacacacacacacacacacacacacacacacacacacacacacacacacacacacacacacacacacacacacacacacacacacggcttACAAAACTTCATTGAAGCTCACGACCAGCGAGAAAGTGAACAGCGCTTTCGTGCCGCGTGAGGCGCAGGCACGGCCTGGCCGGGGGCCCGGAGTATATCGCCGTTGTACGAGTCCTGTTGAAAGTGCACGGCTCCGCCTTGAGAGAGTGGCTGTCCGATGCGTATCGCCTGCACATGTGCTATTTACAATTTGTTGTACGTTCACGCGCAGTAATCTTTCGCGATTTTACATTTGTTAGTCAACAACTGGCCATCCTGAACATTGTTTTTCTTGGAATCCTTACGTTAATGCGTTGTTTGCAGGAGGGTTGTCAGCCAAATTAGTAGCATATATCCACGTGAATAAATGTTTAGACGACGCTATTGCTTGCTTGCTATTGTACATTTGCTCGAAGatcatttttttaaaataaacgtcACACTTTATCCTGACCTGTGTTTCAAAGTTTAGTGACGTAACACACGTATTACGTATTATCAGCCGAACCGTCCATCTGTATTATAATACAAGGCCGACAAAGTTCACCTGCCAGGCCGATCGAGTATACTATTCTTATAGAATGCCTGCCATTACCATAGAAATTATAGGCCGACTGCAGGCGACTGCAGTATTCTGCTTCCATTTCTGATCTCACCAGTCGTGTCCACTGACAGCATTGCTCAACGCAATGGTTTCAATGCTCTTCATTGGACACAGAACACTTACAGCTTCTAACTTATGTGATCTGtggttcgggtgcacgttaaagaattcgaggtggtcaaaatttccggagccctccactacggcgtctctcataatcaaatggtggttttgggacgttaaaccccacaaatcaatcaatgtgatCTGGGGAGCGGCCCTTCAACAGGCGCAACGCAGCAGTCACCGAAGGAAGAGACCCGCTAGCGCCCAGCAGCATAGCGAGATATTTTTCTTTAAGGTGGGATTCAACCACATTTTGTGTCTTCATGTATGCGTACGTTTGTAGACGTGCGTGTATATGTACACTTGCAAACAACTCCACCTGTCTGGGCACTACGCTCAACCGATTCGTCGCGCAAGACTTGATGACACGGCCAACTGCAGGTGTGTTTGATCGTTCTGTATGAAGCGGGCTTCTGGCGGCGACAGACGCAGACACGGGGAGGCTGAAGAGAAAGCAAAAAGAGAAAAGGCAGGGAAGCTAACCAGacgagcatccggtttgctaccctgcactagaaATAAGGGAATGGGGAGAAAAGAGAGAAGGAGAGCACTGAACATACAAACAAGTATAGACAGTCAGTCAGCGAGGCCAGAGGCCGAAGAATGTTCGCACAGCCGATGAAGAAGCCGCTTACCGGGGTGTGACTCGCTGCCAAGCGAGGCCGCTGGTCTCGACTCGTTTAGAGCACTCCGCGACGCAGTACGGTCGAAACGGCGAGAGGCGGCTGTGCTGGACGACGGGACTGAAACTTGGCATAGCTTGGTATTACTCCATATGACTTAGCATCATTTGGCATCACTTCGTATAACATGGCCAGCACCAGCTATAGGAACTAATCAGCCCTGCTGTCTCTTTAGCCTTGTGCCACTACAGTGTaacctaaggcagtttttttttttggcataccAATGGCATACCAATCCGTAGCATGCGTCATTTTGACCACATTGCATGCACTATAAATCAAAATAAATGACATGGAAGCACACTACAACCTTCTGTACAAGTTTTTAAAGGACACATTTGAGTGTGTGAACACGACAGAGGCTGATTTCTTCTATAACACATATTGATAAAATAAACGTTAACAAATGAGTTCGTTCCCATGGACACAAATTCATTTTCATCTAGTTAAACTGAGCACCAAGCCTCATACTGAAAAAAAGCTAACAGAGACATGGAAAAAACCAAAGCAAAGTTGAAGTCGCATGAAAGTGACTTCTTTCGAGAAATGTCAGACAGCACAGGCACTGGAGAGCTCACGTTACTCTTGAGCGACGCATTTCGTAAAGGAGGAGGCTCTTTATTTGGGTCCAGCAGTTGCGCTGCTCAGAGAACAGCGCCAACAAAGGCCTTCTGAAACCGTCGGGCAGCGTGGGAAGGCAAGCATACGTAACGCCGCCTTCACGTGACATTGATTAGATCGAATTGCGTCAATTATTTTTTACATAAGACATGTTGTAATTAGTGCTTACATAACAAATCCAGTTACTCGTAGGCGTCGTAGCGGGACCGCCTTCAACACGTAAAAGGACACGGCGGCACACCAGTCACAGCGCGAGCGAATACAGCTTGTTCTCTCACAAAATAGCGATCGACAAATGCCGCCTCGAGATCTTGAGAGAGAGGCCGAAACGACGTTGACGACTAGAGTGgatacattttgtttttgatttccTTGTGGTTCCCTTTCAAGGGTGTCATGAGTGGAAGTAAGCGTATGCAGTCAATGTAGAAAGTAACATTTATATACAACATAATTTAGTGTCTTTCAATGCCTACAACATGAGC carries:
- the LOC142796014 gene encoding acetylcholine receptor subunit alpha-like (The sequence of the model RefSeq protein was modified relative to this genomic sequence to represent the inferred CDS: added 10 bases not found in genome assembly) is translated as MPMMLLRLVLLAAAACASREAKRLHDDLLSDYNRLIRPVGNHSHKVTIVVGLKLSQLIDINLKHQVMTTNIWLEQEWEDDKLRWNPEDYGGVDMIHVPAESLWLPDIVLFNNADGNYEVILMNKATVYSTGKVVWKPPALYKSTCEIDVEYFPFDEQNCLMKFGSWTYDGLEVDLQHVKQRPGVAVVETGIDMSEFYKSVEWDILRVPAKYNNEFYDCCEEPFPDITFNITMRRKTLFYTVNLIIPCVGISFLTVLVFYLPSDSGEKVTLCISILVSLTVFFLLLAEIIPPTSLAVPLLGKYLLFTMILVTLSISVTVGVLNVHFRSPSTHRMAPWVRRVFVHLMPRLLFLRRPDAADRQQPPVDPLQLLLLRRPTEPMTPAPVVPPSAAAADQSESPEAGSCTPEVRRAIDSVLFIADHIRKEDDDESDCEDWKYVAMVLDRLFLWIFTLASLVGTCGIILQAPSLYDTRLPIDVQMSHIGREYATLHAP